The following are encoded together in the uncultured Fibrobacter sp. genome:
- a CDS encoding MotA/TolQ/ExbB proton channel family protein — translation MSNTHYIFLESLQNTYQAGGVVMLPILLAGVIGFYFLFSSWFRIGSDFFRADIHRVIKRMRLDLNGGNEEYEKNAEPPSVEKALRRLRKRGGLLGRELSEAINVAQNNPEGFRDYMQVRLAKTVRYMEQGNHIVSVMASAAPLLGLLGTVTGMVSTFEVITLYGNQNPVLMADGISEALISTQSGLLVAFPLTLLKQRLDERVEILRQKMELGATVIENYFVEKAEG, via the coding sequence ATGTCTAACACCCATTACATATTCCTGGAGTCTCTGCAGAACACTTACCAGGCGGGCGGCGTGGTTATGCTCCCGATCCTCTTGGCAGGCGTTATCGGATTCTACTTCCTGTTTTCGAGCTGGTTCCGCATCGGGAGTGATTTCTTCCGCGCCGACATCCACAGGGTCATCAAGCGTATGCGTCTTGACTTGAACGGCGGCAACGAAGAATACGAAAAGAATGCTGAACCCCCGAGCGTCGAAAAGGCCTTGCGCAGGCTCCGCAAGCGTGGTGGGCTTTTGGGCCGCGAACTGAGCGAAGCGATTAATGTGGCGCAGAACAATCCTGAAGGATTCCGCGACTACATGCAAGTGCGCTTGGCCAAGACGGTGCGCTACATGGAGCAAGGAAACCACATTGTGTCTGTAATGGCCTCGGCCGCACCGCTCCTGGGCTTGCTTGGAACCGTGACGGGCATGGTCTCAACCTTTGAAGTGATTACGCTTTACGGAAACCAGAACCCGGTGCTCATGGCCGATGGCATTTCCGAAGCGTTGATCTCGACGCAGAGTGGCTTGCTTGTGGCATTCCCGCTCACGCTTTTGAAACAGCGCCTGGATGAACGTGTTGAAATTTTGCGTCAGAAGATGGAGCTGGGCGCGACTGTGATTGAAAACTATTTTGTGGAAAAGGCTGAAGGCTAG
- a CDS encoding MotA/TolQ/ExbB proton channel family protein: MILNKNVALCALMISATSAFAWPWSGSGESKPSAEDQARIKDSLQTEEVRNLQREVEALTRIRLQKADSLEKLEAEHWRKRYAESQLTEEHQAASRELDARYSKLSTDLGRVSEEVAASKSLTEEAEEKAQSEESAYDALNTQVKLSIDKTLGDAMGDYPVGMNGRLIRLKQASNEAEKATPNTIGAVQSYMDDLLIRHELTYTQFYGRETSQVGSRPDVNVNRLRLGTVFLGEVAQDNGDVQALLRSGALQGKVFEWNAVLPPEMAGNVKQAVVQAGSAGETASPTVVIPLDVLQNKAIKNAITDTKELTMTEQFKEFFKKGGIVMYPLMLVAIFALLLCLERFLVLTFRGHLGRRFLKKLNALVKESRYEDAANLCLKKETSLSLVLFAVLNRARDKREDAERSLQEAMLREQPKLERRMGLLAAMGTIAPLLGLLGTVTGIITLFTVITEVGTNDARVLAGGISEALVTTETGLVIAIPVMILHGLLSEKIEKVTSEMYVQSTSLLNRIFGKEA, encoded by the coding sequence ATGATTTTGAATAAGAATGTTGCATTGTGCGCCTTGATGATTTCGGCGACATCCGCTTTTGCGTGGCCGTGGTCGGGTTCGGGCGAAAGTAAGCCCTCTGCCGAAGACCAGGCTCGAATCAAGGATTCCCTGCAGACTGAAGAAGTTCGCAACTTGCAGCGCGAAGTAGAGGCTTTGACCCGCATTCGCCTGCAGAAGGCCGATTCGCTTGAAAAGCTTGAAGCCGAACACTGGCGCAAGCGTTATGCCGAATCCCAGCTGACTGAAGAACACCAGGCGGCATCGCGCGAGCTTGACGCCCGCTATTCCAAGCTTTCGACAGATCTTGGCCGCGTGAGCGAAGAAGTGGCGGCAAGCAAGAGCCTGACCGAAGAAGCCGAAGAAAAGGCGCAGTCCGAAGAATCGGCCTATGATGCATTGAATACGCAGGTGAAACTTTCGATCGACAAGACACTTGGCGATGCCATGGGTGATTATCCGGTGGGCATGAACGGCCGCTTGATTCGCCTGAAGCAAGCTTCTAACGAAGCCGAAAAGGCGACACCGAATACGATTGGTGCGGTGCAGAGCTACATGGATGATTTGCTGATCCGCCATGAACTGACTTATACGCAGTTCTATGGTCGCGAAACTTCGCAGGTGGGCAGTCGCCCCGATGTGAACGTGAACCGTTTGCGCTTGGGTACCGTGTTCCTCGGCGAAGTCGCGCAGGACAATGGCGATGTGCAGGCATTGCTCCGCTCTGGCGCCTTGCAGGGTAAAGTGTTTGAATGGAATGCGGTACTCCCGCCTGAAATGGCCGGTAACGTGAAGCAGGCTGTGGTGCAGGCAGGTTCTGCTGGCGAAACTGCTTCGCCGACGGTCGTGATTCCGCTGGATGTGCTCCAGAATAAGGCAATCAAGAATGCGATTACCGATACCAAGGAACTCACGATGACCGAACAGTTCAAGGAATTCTTCAAGAAGGGCGGTATCGTGATGTACCCGCTCATGCTGGTGGCGATCTTTGCGTTGCTCCTTTGCTTGGAACGCTTCTTAGTATTGACTTTCCGCGGACATTTGGGCCGCCGCTTCTTGAAAAAGTTGAATGCGCTTGTCAAGGAATCCCGTTACGAAGACGCTGCGAATCTTTGCCTGAAAAAGGAAACGAGTCTTTCGCTGGTGCTGTTTGCAGTGCTGAACCGTGCCCGCGACAAGCGTGAAGACGCCGAGCGCTCACTGCAAGAAGCGATGCTCCGTGAACAGCCGAAATTGGAACGCCGCATGGGCCTGTTGGCTGCCATGGGAACGATTGCTCCGCTGCTTGGCTTGCTCGGTACGGTGACTGGTATCATTACGCTCTTTACCGTGATTACCGAAGTCGGCACCAACGACGCACGCGTTTTGGCTGGCGGTATTTCCGAAGCCTTGGTGACGACGGAAACGGGCCTTGTGATTGCCATTCCGGTGATGATTTTGCACGGCCTTTTGAGCGAAAAGATTGAAAAGGTCACGAGCGAAATGTATGTGCAGAGTACCTCGCTGTTGAACAGAATTTTCGGGAAGGAAGCGTAA
- a CDS encoding DUF3450 family protein, translating into MKRLKLLPLTLVVMLLSGVAFADRDAEIRDLKLEKDKLNSEIQKLNRQIASTDSMLKADDSRYKTLQARYKADTERRRSEIDTLNAKIKNVAAELQTERNKQARAKNKSDNVASKRKALREELAGISKRLEAQVAQTLPWERESRLDRVKSLTRDIESGNASEEEAFSRLKSLVAEETKFGDEVAIINSPLTRKDGELINAAILRIGNQWMVYSDDNGTVFGTLVRKMVDGKIVYEWNEDLNLEERAAVKLALDVKQAKKPPQVVKLPVSLSVVGGEK; encoded by the coding sequence ATGAAACGACTGAAATTATTACCGTTGACGCTTGTCGTGATGCTCCTTTCGGGGGTGGCATTTGCTGATCGTGACGCCGAAATTCGCGATTTGAAGCTGGAAAAAGACAAGCTGAATTCCGAAATCCAGAAATTGAACCGCCAGATCGCCTCGACCGATTCGATGCTCAAGGCGGACGATTCCCGTTACAAGACGTTGCAGGCCCGTTACAAGGCCGACACGGAACGCCGTCGTAGCGAAATCGATACCTTGAATGCCAAAATCAAGAACGTGGCTGCCGAACTCCAGACGGAGCGCAACAAGCAGGCCCGCGCCAAGAACAAGAGCGACAATGTGGCATCCAAGCGCAAGGCTTTGCGCGAAGAACTCGCCGGCATCAGCAAGCGTTTAGAAGCGCAAGTCGCCCAGACGCTCCCGTGGGAACGCGAAAGCAGACTGGACCGTGTCAAATCGCTCACCCGCGATATCGAAAGCGGTAACGCCAGTGAAGAAGAAGCCTTTTCTCGCCTGAAATCGCTCGTTGCCGAAGAAACCAAGTTCGGTGATGAAGTGGCAATCATCAACAGCCCGCTGACCCGTAAAGACGGCGAACTCATTAACGCAGCGATTCTGCGCATCGGTAACCAGTGGATGGTTTACAGCGATGACAACGGCACCGTTTTCGGAACGCTCGTACGCAAGATGGTGGATGGCAAGATTGTCTACGAATGGAACGAAGACTTGAATTTGGAAGAACGCGCTGCGGTAAAGCTTGCGCTTGACGTGAAGCAGGCGAAAAAGCCGCCTCAGGTCGTGAAGTTGCCCGTAAGCCTTTCTGTGGTGGGGGGAGAGAAATGA
- a CDS encoding LD-carboxypeptidase, which translates to MDIKKIGTFSAIVALCFFSACSDDGSTGAIEWPGEKTAPLAECTMPAFLKKSDKVALISPSYTTPDSNIQKTADVIKEWGFTPVIGKNVGKLEAGKYAGTAEERAKDFITALKDTSIKAILCNRGGYGTIQLVDLIDPKLVKKNPKWLIGYSDITTLHAMQTKAGVMSIHGTMSSSIAKTAGKDDNSTLLRDLLKGEVPTYKVPKHKYNQKGKAEGILVGGNMTTFVPLIGTSDIDIFQNDGIILFMEEIGENLRNIDRMFHSIELHGVMENVRGVILGEFVDSGTDLDYESTEAMLSSYLKKYDIPVMCGFPAGHDDVNLPLVMGAKVEMNVTDKGATLAFDIGGKNKDVDTDKLTNKTTLSKAIRLMLSGKIFSIE; encoded by the coding sequence ATGGATATTAAAAAAATTGGCACATTCAGTGCTATTGTTGCCCTATGTTTCTTTTCCGCCTGTAGCGACGACGGCTCCACTGGCGCCATAGAATGGCCCGGAGAAAAAACGGCTCCGCTCGCCGAATGCACAATGCCAGCATTCCTGAAAAAAAGCGACAAGGTTGCCCTAATTTCGCCCTCGTACACCACCCCCGATTCCAACATCCAAAAGACCGCCGATGTCATCAAGGAATGGGGATTCACGCCCGTTATCGGCAAGAACGTGGGCAAACTTGAAGCAGGCAAATACGCCGGCACCGCCGAAGAACGCGCCAAAGACTTTATTACCGCACTCAAGGACACAAGCATCAAAGCTATTCTCTGCAATCGAGGCGGCTACGGCACCATTCAACTGGTCGACCTCATTGACCCGAAACTTGTGAAAAAGAACCCCAAGTGGCTTATTGGCTATAGCGACATCACCACGCTGCACGCCATGCAGACCAAGGCGGGCGTCATGAGCATTCACGGCACCATGAGTTCAAGCATCGCCAAGACCGCAGGCAAAGACGACAACAGTACACTCCTGCGCGACTTGCTCAAGGGCGAAGTGCCGACTTACAAGGTCCCCAAGCACAAATACAACCAGAAGGGCAAAGCCGAAGGCATTCTCGTAGGCGGCAACATGACCACCTTCGTGCCACTCATTGGCACAAGCGACATCGATATTTTCCAGAACGACGGAATCATCTTGTTCATGGAAGAAATCGGCGAGAACCTGCGTAACATCGACCGCATGTTCCATTCCATCGAGTTGCATGGTGTCATGGAAAATGTACGCGGCGTAATTCTCGGCGAATTCGTAGATTCCGGCACCGATCTCGATTACGAAAGCACCGAGGCCATGCTTTCAAGCTACCTCAAGAAATACGACATTCCTGTGATGTGCGGATTCCCTGCCGGTCATGACGATGTGAACTTGCCGCTCGTCATGGGTGCAAAGGTTGAGATGAATGTAACCGACAAAGGCGCCACACTCGCCTTTGACATCGGCGGCAAAAACAAAGACGTCGATACAGACAAACTCACAAACAAGACTACCCTTTCGAAGGCAATTCGCCTGATGCTTTCGGGTAAGATTTTTTCAATTGAATAA
- a CDS encoding glycoside hydrolase family 3 protein codes for MDFKKNVIASIARQSIFALSLTLTLVACGDDSSSSASDDSKDNATIDVSKMSIREKVGHMFFIRPEALDTSIHWNEYAELPDYKLQHVNKTMLAINKNYPIGGMILYAHNIVDEDQLGEFIAEIRKLNGNPLLAIDEEGGRVARIANNENFDVPKYESMAAIAESGDPNEAYKAAFTIGSYIKEYGFDIDYAPVADVNTNPENIVIGARAFSDDPETAADFVVSYLNGLDSAGIIGTLKHFPGHGDVKTDTHSGYAETNKTWKEMLKCEMIPFKAGIKAGAQMIMTAHIAAPKVTGDDLPATLSPVILQDKLRGELGFKGVIVTDAMDMGAITTQFGNAEAAIKSIQAGVDVVLCSREFTQVFDAVVKAVEKGDIKESRIDESVKRILALKKK; via the coding sequence ATGGATTTCAAGAAAAACGTCATTGCAAGCATCGCGCGGCAATCCATTTTTGCATTATCGTTAACCCTGACACTAGTCGCCTGCGGCGATGATTCTTCGTCATCGGCTTCTGACGATTCTAAAGATAACGCCACGATTGACGTAAGCAAGATGTCGATTCGCGAAAAAGTGGGACATATGTTCTTCATTCGCCCCGAAGCGCTTGACACGAGCATTCACTGGAACGAATACGCGGAACTTCCAGATTACAAGCTACAGCACGTGAACAAGACCATGCTCGCCATCAACAAGAACTACCCCATTGGCGGCATGATTCTTTACGCCCACAACATTGTAGACGAAGACCAGCTCGGCGAATTCATTGCTGAAATCAGAAAGTTGAATGGCAATCCGCTCCTTGCCATCGACGAAGAGGGCGGCCGCGTTGCCCGTATCGCGAACAACGAGAACTTTGACGTTCCCAAGTACGAAAGCATGGCCGCCATTGCCGAAAGCGGCGACCCGAACGAAGCCTATAAGGCGGCGTTCACCATCGGAAGCTACATCAAGGAATACGGTTTCGACATCGACTACGCCCCGGTCGCCGACGTGAACACGAACCCTGAAAACATCGTCATCGGGGCGCGCGCCTTCTCGGACGACCCCGAGACCGCCGCCGATTTTGTGGTAAGTTACCTCAACGGCCTCGATTCCGCAGGCATTATCGGCACGCTCAAGCATTTCCCTGGCCACGGCGACGTAAAGACCGACACGCATTCCGGCTACGCCGAGACCAACAAGACCTGGAAAGAAATGCTCAAGTGCGAAATGATCCCGTTCAAGGCCGGCATCAAGGCAGGCGCCCAGATGATCATGACCGCCCACATCGCGGCTCCGAAAGTCACTGGCGACGATCTGCCCGCGACACTTTCTCCTGTCATTCTGCAAGACAAGCTCCGCGGCGAACTCGGTTTCAAGGGAGTCATCGTGACCGACGCCATGGATATGGGCGCCATCACCACGCAATTCGGCAACGCCGAAGCCGCCATCAAGTCTATCCAGGCAGGTGTCGACGTGGTGCTTTGCTCCCGCGAATTTACACAGGTATTTGACGCTGTCGTCAAGGCCGTCGAAAAGGGCGACATCAAAGAATCCCGCATCGACGAAAGCGTCAAGCGCATCCTCGCATTAAAGAAGAAATAA
- a CDS encoding sodium-dependent transporter yields the protein MERETFKSRLGFILIAAGCAIGLGNVWRFPYIAGQYGGAAFVLPYLGFLLFLGLPILMAELALGRGGKSGIARAFDNLEKPGTKWHWAKFPLISANYILMAFYSVVTGWMFYYFYKMVTDPKFLMGTPDQIAAGFGEMLSNPGLMIFWMTVAIVIGLFIVSLGLQKGVERITKGMMICLLVIMVILAIRAVTLPGSTAGLEFYLLPSLERLTQSGKGLGEAIFAAFAHAFFTLSLGIGSMAIFGSYIGKNHSLAKEATSVCILDTVVALVAGIIVIPSCFAFHQSPGQGPGLIFVTLSNVFAMMPAGRFFGAAFFLFMSFAAMSTLIAVFENLVSFWMDLKGFKRRKVAYWNILIVFVLSLPCALGFNMLSGFEPFGPGSCVLDLEDFIVSNTMLPAGGMFIAIFCSSRYGWGQEKFFTEMNAGKGYKIPYNAAFRIYFKWVLPLLVSILLIQGYLSKFAPELCAKIFG from the coding sequence ATGGAACGCGAAACCTTTAAATCAAGACTCGGATTTATCCTCATTGCCGCCGGTTGTGCCATTGGTCTGGGCAACGTGTGGCGTTTCCCTTACATTGCTGGCCAGTACGGTGGAGCGGCCTTTGTGCTCCCGTACCTCGGCTTCTTGCTCTTCTTGGGCCTGCCCATTTTAATGGCAGAACTTGCCTTGGGTCGTGGCGGTAAGAGCGGTATCGCTCGCGCATTCGACAACCTGGAAAAACCGGGCACCAAGTGGCATTGGGCCAAGTTCCCGCTGATTTCGGCCAACTACATATTGATGGCCTTCTATTCGGTGGTGACCGGTTGGATGTTCTATTACTTCTACAAGATGGTTACCGACCCCAAGTTCCTCATGGGTACTCCGGATCAGATTGCTGCTGGCTTCGGTGAAATGCTTTCAAATCCGGGCCTCATGATTTTCTGGATGACGGTTGCCATTGTCATTGGCCTCTTTATTGTGTCGCTTGGCCTCCAGAAGGGTGTGGAACGCATCACCAAGGGCATGATGATTTGCTTGCTTGTCATTATGGTAATCCTTGCGATTCGCGCCGTGACGCTCCCCGGCTCTACGGCTGGCCTTGAGTTCTACCTGTTGCCGTCCTTGGAACGCCTTACGCAATCGGGCAAGGGGCTGGGCGAGGCTATCTTTGCCGCCTTTGCACACGCCTTCTTTACCTTGAGCCTCGGTATCGGTAGCATGGCTATTTTCGGTAGCTACATCGGAAAGAATCATTCCCTGGCAAAAGAAGCCACGAGCGTCTGTATTCTTGATACCGTCGTCGCCTTGGTCGCGGGCATCATTGTGATTCCCAGCTGCTTTGCCTTCCACCAGTCTCCTGGTCAGGGCCCGGGCCTTATCTTCGTGACGCTTTCTAACGTGTTCGCCATGATGCCTGCCGGTAGATTCTTCGGTGCCGCCTTCTTCCTGTTCATGTCGTTTGCGGCCATGTCCACCTTGATTGCCGTTTTCGAAAACCTGGTGTCGTTCTGGATGGACCTCAAGGGTTTCAAACGCCGCAAGGTTGCCTATTGGAATATCTTGATCGTGTTCGTGCTTTCGCTCCCTTGCGCCCTCGGCTTCAACATGCTTTCGGGCTTTGAACCGTTCGGCCCCGGCAGCTGCGTTCTGGACCTTGAAGACTTTATCGTGAGCAACACCATGCTCCCGGCTGGTGGCATGTTCATCGCCATCTTCTGCTCTAGCCGCTATGGTTGGGGTCAGGAAAAGTTCTTTACCGAAATGAACGCCGGTAAGGGTTACAAGATTCCGTACAACGCCGCATTTAGAATCTACTTCAAGTGGGTCTTGCCGCTGCTGGTTTCGATCCTCCTGATTCAGGGTTACCTGTCCAAGTTTGCACCGGAACTCTGCGCCAAGATTTTCGGATAA
- a CDS encoding TonB-dependent siderophore receptor → MLSVAAVAQEPVPDSLAPQGITFNGIVQDSSFAPGEKLNVEILESGEALQTTVGTPFSIVLPEDTLWNVCVTNSDTAGAEKEKCYELKYIGAERSFSQALGEAFAEPDSIVEGEGLPLAAAADTASATPSSGGGDTPQRPDTLAQDSASQDVDVDALLAGGDNAKVTELKKVVVQLRRRPKRKPGESVVSAKSIKRMPSLAEADVIKSIQALPGVVASSDFSSKIYVRGGAADQNLFLFDNAVVYSPVHFFGLFSTFLVEGIDDVQFYKSGFPAQYGNRLSSVLKMDGRAGGQDTVNEWFSKSSIKISTFAAQLHTEGHQGPARWVVAGRTTYIGYMLDLMNALDIIDLNLDYEFTDVQGTFMYNFTDDTRMKLSFYVGKDRLSFDPLYMDWGNVAIPLNITHRINGDWDYNATLAFSEFYQTMKIGELMSIEMFLYTFAGKQWVNYRGIPNHTLTAGYELEYIYERYREQMSTISVADIQKPFHHVGYLQDAWKFAPDYLLQYGLRFNYQTAAKDFGVEPRASLTVNIDDDKTLEFYGGYYLQYLNALVYTDQETLNEFYYPATTTTKGKHIEPASSWLFAAEYSQRGIMEDYDATVGVYYKTQSNLNTFVSVLDSNDETASDDFVLADGFGTAEGYSFGYELSLRKDKGWWFGGINWSQSISVMKTDDGTKPYFPSWHQPYALKMDLGINWRGPEDALTVHPTQKDMYIRTSVIMKYSAGMPISEYKGYYVSQDMGHQQYTDATVVLPGSRNAARQTDYFRVDIKAIDIGRENKWNFSWTFINVTDHENMFYTFYDTSKNPPEKTEVTQFPFLPVMLSYEYYF, encoded by the coding sequence ATGTTGAGTGTAGCTGCCGTGGCACAAGAACCTGTGCCCGATTCGCTTGCACCCCAAGGAATCACCTTTAACGGAATCGTACAGGATTCCTCGTTTGCCCCAGGCGAAAAACTCAATGTCGAAATCCTGGAATCGGGCGAGGCGCTGCAAACCACCGTGGGCACGCCCTTTAGCATTGTGCTTCCCGAAGATACCCTTTGGAATGTGTGCGTCACGAATTCGGACACGGCGGGCGCCGAAAAAGAAAAATGCTACGAACTCAAGTACATTGGCGCTGAACGCAGTTTCTCGCAGGCACTGGGCGAGGCTTTTGCAGAACCCGATTCTATAGTAGAAGGGGAAGGCCTTCCCCTCGCTGCTGCCGCTGACACGGCATCCGCTACCCCTTCTAGCGGGGGTGGGGACACCCCGCAACGCCCCGATACGCTGGCGCAAGATTCCGCAAGCCAGGACGTCGATGTCGATGCCCTCCTTGCTGGCGGCGACAACGCCAAGGTCACCGAACTCAAGAAAGTCGTAGTCCAGCTGCGCCGTCGCCCTAAGCGCAAGCCCGGCGAATCTGTAGTGTCGGCTAAGTCCATCAAGCGTATGCCCAGCCTCGCCGAAGCCGACGTCATCAAGAGTATCCAGGCGCTCCCGGGCGTGGTCGCCAGCTCCGATTTCAGCTCCAAGATTTATGTTCGCGGTGGAGCCGCCGACCAGAACCTCTTCCTGTTCGACAACGCGGTCGTTTACTCTCCGGTGCATTTCTTCGGACTGTTCAGTACCTTCCTGGTCGAAGGCATTGACGATGTGCAATTCTACAAGAGTGGTTTCCCGGCGCAGTATGGTAACCGCCTGAGTTCCGTGCTCAAGATGGATGGCCGCGCCGGCGGTCAGGATACCGTCAATGAATGGTTCAGCAAGTCAAGCATCAAGATCAGTACGTTTGCGGCGCAACTCCATACCGAAGGCCATCAGGGCCCTGCACGCTGGGTGGTGGCAGGCCGTACCACCTACATCGGCTACATGCTCGATTTGATGAACGCCCTCGACATTATCGACCTGAACCTGGACTACGAATTTACAGACGTGCAGGGCACGTTCATGTATAACTTTACCGATGACACCCGCATGAAACTTAGCTTCTATGTCGGTAAAGACCGCTTGAGTTTTGACCCGCTTTATATGGACTGGGGTAACGTAGCCATTCCGCTCAACATTACGCACCGCATCAATGGCGACTGGGACTACAACGCGACTCTTGCGTTCAGCGAGTTCTACCAGACCATGAAAATCGGTGAACTGATGTCTATCGAGATGTTCCTTTACACCTTCGCAGGCAAGCAGTGGGTTAACTATCGCGGCATTCCGAACCACACGCTCACTGCCGGCTACGAACTGGAATACATCTACGAGCGCTACCGCGAACAGATGTCCACCATCAGCGTGGCTGATATTCAGAAACCCTTCCACCATGTGGGCTACCTGCAAGATGCCTGGAAGTTTGCACCCGATTACCTGTTGCAATACGGCCTTCGCTTTAATTACCAGACGGCTGCAAAAGACTTTGGCGTAGAACCGCGCGCCTCCTTGACCGTGAATATCGACGACGACAAGACCTTGGAATTCTACGGCGGTTATTACCTGCAGTACTTGAATGCGCTTGTCTATACCGACCAGGAAACTCTGAACGAATTCTATTACCCGGCAACCACGACTACCAAGGGCAAGCATATCGAGCCGGCGTCTTCGTGGCTGTTTGCCGCGGAATATAGCCAGCGCGGCATTATGGAAGATTACGATGCGACCGTGGGCGTTTACTACAAGACCCAAAGCAACCTGAATACGTTTGTGTCTGTGCTGGACAGTAACGATGAAACCGCCTCCGACGACTTTGTGCTGGCCGATGGCTTCGGAACGGCAGAAGGCTATTCCTTCGGTTACGAACTTTCGCTGCGTAAAGATAAGGGCTGGTGGTTCGGCGGCATTAACTGGAGCCAGAGCATTAGCGTCATGAAGACGGATGACGGCACCAAGCCGTATTTCCCGAGCTGGCATCAGCCTTATGCCCTCAAGATGGACTTGGGCATTAACTGGCGCGGCCCGGAAGATGCGTTGACGGTGCACCCGACCCAAAAGGACATGTATATTCGAACCTCGGTTATCATGAAGTATTCAGCGGGCATGCCCATTAGCGAATACAAGGGTTACTACGTGTCGCAGGATATGGGTCACCAGCAGTATACCGATGCGACAGTGGTGTTGCCGGGTAGCCGCAATGCCGCCCGCCAGACGGACTATTTCCGTGTCGATATCAAGGCTATCGATATCGGTCGTGAAAACAAGTGGAACTTTAGCTGGACCTTTATTAACGTAACCGATCACGAGAATATGTTCTACACATTCTACGATACAAGCAAGAATCCGCCCGAAAAAACGGAAGTTACCCAGTTCCCGTTCTTGCCGGTTATGCTCAGTTACGAGTATTATTTCTAG